Proteins found in one Sorghum bicolor cultivar BTx623 chromosome 1, Sorghum_bicolor_NCBIv3, whole genome shotgun sequence genomic segment:
- the LOC8155467 gene encoding pollen-specific protein C13: MAPLCVSLLAVALCALTLLAAPPASASRDLRPRRAGFVVRGRVWCDNCRTGFETPASTYIAGAKVRVDCKSKTTGANTCSFEGHTDRTGTYNILVADEHEHELCESILVSSPDKGCSNVVVGRERAPVFLTSNNGVASNIRLANALGFEKDVALPRCAQILKMYQDENDRV, translated from the exons ATGGCACCCCTCTGCGTGTCCCTCCTCGCTGTGGCGTTGTGCGCGCTCACGCTGCTCGCGGCGCCGCCGGCCTCCGCGTCGCGAGACCTTCGCCCGCGCCGGGCGGGCTTCGTCGTGCGCGGCCGCGTCTGGTGCGACAACTGCCGCACGGGCTTCGAGACCCCCGCATCCACCTACATTGCCG GAGCTAAGGTGAGAGTCGACTGCAAATCGAAAACCACTGGGGCAAACACATGCAGCTTCGAGGGACATACTGATCGCACTGGCACCTACAACATCCTTGTCGCTGATGAGCATGAGCATGAGCTCTGCGAGTCCATCCTTGTGAGCAGCCCGGACAAGGGGTGTTCCAATGTTGTGGTTGGCCGTGAGAGGGCCCCTGTCTTCCTCACCAGCAACAATGGGGTTGCATCCAACATTCGTTTGGCAAATGCTCTGGGGTTCGAGAAGGACGTTGCCCTTCCTAGATGCGCACAAATCCTCAAGATGTACCAGGATGAGAATGACCGTGTGTAA
- the LOC110434602 gene encoding glutathione S-transferase T3-like isoform X1 has translation MGALGAVNGRRVVAPVAPADGSSLDVGEPSALPAETSPTLESLRAAGFPEWWKQSSSLGSSEGIYPQGGFTNLLNLNSAPEIFHFVGNTRGTSTISPTSLKRTRPTESNAHEKETIVLDADETNEDERTERRLNYTKEEDVRLAAAWLMHSKDPVEGTDRSGDQYWSAVTKEYNKGTKVSRRRNRNQLKIRWDRIKKPVMEFHGCWTSITKVYRSGYSDDQMMDMAETMYAKDHNDKDFTLKHFWKVVKGERKWSAYVKREMEKDNKGASIRLRR, from the exons ATGGGTGCTCTGGGCGCCGTCAATGGTCGACGTGTTGTTGCTCCGGTTGCCCCTGCGGATGGATCGAGTTTGGATGTCGGTGAACCCAGCGCCCTACCTGCAGAAACATCTCCAACGCTTGAGAGTCTTCGAGCTGCCGGTTTTCCTGAGTGGTGGAAACAATCCTCTTCGTTGGGCTCAAGTGAAGG GATATACCCACAAGGAGGGTTTACAAATTTGCTAAACTTAAACAGTGCTCCAGAAATTTTTCATTTTGTTGGCAATACAAGAGGCACCAGTACAATTTCGCCAACCAGTTTGAAAAGAACCCGACCAACTGAGAGCAATGCACATGAGAAAGAAACAATTGTTCTTGATGCGGATGAAACGAACGAAGATGAGAGGACTGAGAGGCGATTAAATTATACAAAAGAAGAGGATGTCAGATTG GCTGCTGCTTGGCTGATGCACTCAAAGGACCCAGTTGAAGGAACCGATAGGAGTGGAGATCAATATTGGTCGGCTGTAACTAAAGAATATAACAAAGGCACAAAGGTTAGTCGTAGAAGAAACCGGAACCAATTGAAGATCCGTTGGGATCGTATTAAGAAACCAGTGATGGAGTTCCATGGCTGCTGGACAAGTATCACCAAAGTCTATAGAAGTGGTTATAGTGATGACCAAATGATGGACATGGCTGAAACGATGTATGCTAAAGACCACAACGATAAAGATTTCACGCTGAAGCACTTTTGGAAGGTTGTAAAGGGTGAAAGGAAGTGGTCTGCATATGTTAAAAGGGAAATGGAAAAGGATAACAAAGGTGCATCTATCAGGCTACGTAGATGA
- the LOC110434602 gene encoding uncharacterized protein LOC110434602 isoform X2 — MPRRRKASKPSYGWMAGSLYDLKPLSSGVPRPMCFCGDSCKVEISEDEETYNQRYWMCSNFAWKPTPQQRLNKYITPPPLCDFEQWIDTEIEESDKWLLQSLKEWDAERAKIFEMRRKEKALQKEHKEEEERRCVAALREEREKKLERVRRAKAVMEENPNAQRKGKWPRCTQ, encoded by the exons ATGCCAAGACGTCGTAAAGCTAGTAAGCCAAG CTATGGATGGATGGCCGGTAGTCTGTACGACCTAAAGCCTCTCTCTAGCGGTGTTCCAAGACCCATGTGCTTTTGTGGTGATTCTTGTAAAGTAGAAATTTCTGAAGATGAGGAAACCTATAACCAGAGGTATTGGATGTGTTCCAATTTTGCATGGAAGCCTACGCCACAACAACGCCTCAACAAATATATT ACCCCTCCACCGTTGTGTGATTTTGAGCAGTGGATCGACACTGAGATTGAGGAGTCGGACAAGTGGCTTCTACAAAGCCTGAAGGAGTGGGATGCAGAGCGTGCGAAGATATTCGAGATGAGACGCAAAGAGAAGGCTCTACAgaaggagcacaaggaagaggaggaaagGAGATGTGTTGCTGCGTtaagggaggagagagagaagaaGCTTGAGCGTGTGCGCCGAGCAAAGGCAGTGATGGAGGAGAATCCCAATGCACAGAGGAAGGGAAAGTGGCCTCGTTGCACTCAGTAA
- the LOC110431918 gene encoding oleosin-B6-like, which translates to MASASATTPSSCRGSVGTVAGPPRRSHLLESWGHKLAAPPPLSQGPTLPRAAAAATAAAIAVHADHGVVVARAAPLTIAATTTVVVQAPAALAASAAPAVPRAAAIALVAPTAPAAAAAPTPLVAAAAPVDDSTPPLPLLSSASLPSSSFALLRSSSSLPRWNGAQWAMASAPRLEVP; encoded by the coding sequence ATGGCGAGCGCCAGCGCCACGACACCGTCCTCCTGTCGTGGCTCAGTCGGGACGGTGGCAGGCCCCCCAAGACGAAGCCATCTTCTGGAGTCGTGGGGCCATAAACTGGCAGCTCCTCCTCCCCTATCTCAGGGCCCTACCCTTCctcgagctgctgctgctgctacggcTGCTGCGATTGCTGTTCATGCAGACCATGGGGTTGTTGTTGCTCGAGCAGCTCCTCTAACTATTGCTGCCACTACCACTGTTGTAGTTCAAGCTCCTGCAGCTCTTGCTGCCAGTGCGGCTCCAGCTGTTCCTCGAGCTGCTGCTATTGCCCTTGTTGCTCCTACAGCTcccgctgccgctgctgctcctACACCTcttgtcgctgctgctgctccagtagACGACTctactcctcctcttcctcttctttcttctgcTTCTCTTCCTTCCTCCTCCTTTGCTCTTCTTcggtcttcttcttctcttcctcGATGGAATGGAGCCCAATGGGCCATGGCGTCTGCCCCTCGACTCGAGGTACCTTAG